From one Calditrichota bacterium genomic stretch:
- a CDS encoding MBL fold metallo-hydrolase, translating to MKIGPYELVAVEHWRFKLDGGAMFGVVPKVLWEKTNPADEKNR from the coding sequence ATCGGACCGTATGAATTAGTCGCAGTGGAACACTGGCGTTTTAAATTGGACGGCGGAGCCATGTTCGGTGTGGTTCCGAAGGTATTGTGGGAAAAAACCAATCCGGCAGATGAGAAAAATCGCAT